A genomic stretch from Limnobacter thiooxidans includes:
- a CDS encoding BON domain-containing protein encodes MITNKHVVRVLGIFSLLFMVACAAGPGQSSTGEYIDDSVITTRVKAAIFNDSTLKASEINVETFKGEVQLSGFINSKEDMNKAVELTRSVKGVESVKNDMRMK; translated from the coding sequence ATGATTACAAACAAGCACGTTGTTCGCGTATTGGGCATATTTTCCTTGCTGTTCATGGTGGCCTGTGCTGCAGGTCCAGGCCAAAGCAGCACGGGTGAATACATTGATGACTCGGTCATTACAACCCGAGTCAAGGCAGCCATTTTCAATGATTCAACCCTGAAAGCCTCGGAAATCAATGTCGAAACCTTCAAGGGCGAAGTTCAACTCAGCGGTTTTATCAATTCCAAGGAAGACATGAACAAGGCTGTTGAGTTGACTCGATCGGTCAAAGGCGTGGAATCCGTAAAAAATGACATGCGCATGAAGTGA
- a CDS encoding DUF883 C-terminal domain-containing protein yields the protein MEKLPVNPDHSIGSTNSNLSSNRWPDVEHALATKSREVENMGRDYITESPFKAALAVGAFGLLMGFLLSKIRA from the coding sequence ATGGAAAAGCTACCCGTTAATCCAGACCACTCCATCGGAAGCACTAACAGTAATCTCAGCAGTAACCGATGGCCTGATGTTGAACACGCTCTGGCAACCAAAAGCCGTGAAGTTGAAAACATGGGCCGGGATTACATCACCGAGTCTCCGTTCAAGGCTGCACTGGCTGTAGGGGCCTTCGGCCTGTTGATGGGCTTTTTGCTCTCGAAAATTCGCGCCTGA
- a CDS encoding Crp/Fnr family transcriptional regulator, which produces MTNPCCNQLLNALPKEAYSRIAPFLVPVELELGEVLYESGDQLRHVYFPTTAIISLLYVLENGSSAEIAVVGNEGILGIALFMGGNTTPSRAVVQSKGLGYRLKPQVLLSEFHLGGPTQQLLLRYTQALITQMTQTAVCNRHHSVEQQLCRWLLLSLDRLEGNTLNMTQELIANMLGVRREGVTEAAGRLQREGLIQYARGRIEVLDRPRLEARVCECYQVVKTEFERLLPQPEAKDHAQSDMVTSAP; this is translated from the coding sequence ATGACCAATCCATGCTGCAATCAATTGCTAAACGCATTGCCAAAAGAGGCATATTCGCGCATTGCACCCTTTCTGGTTCCTGTTGAACTGGAACTGGGCGAGGTTCTCTATGAATCCGGGGACCAACTGCGCCATGTGTACTTTCCAACCACTGCCATCATTTCGCTGCTGTATGTGCTCGAAAACGGGTCGTCTGCCGAAATTGCTGTGGTGGGTAACGAGGGCATTTTGGGTATTGCCTTGTTCATGGGCGGCAACACGACACCCAGCCGGGCTGTCGTTCAAAGCAAAGGCTTGGGATACCGCTTAAAGCCTCAGGTTCTACTTTCCGAATTTCATCTGGGTGGGCCAACACAGCAACTGCTGCTCCGGTATACCCAGGCCCTGATTACCCAGATGACGCAAACCGCCGTCTGTAACCGACATCACTCGGTTGAACAACAATTGTGCAGATGGTTGCTTCTAAGCCTGGACCGCCTTGAAGGCAATACCCTGAACATGACCCAGGAATTGATCGCCAACATGCTGGGGGTCAGGCGGGAGGGTGTAACCGAAGCGGCGGGCCGCTTGCAGCGGGAAGGCTTGATCCAGTATGCCCGTGGCCGCATTGAGGTATTGGACCGGCCGCGCCTCGAAGCGCGTGTTTGCGAGTGCTATCAGGTTGTAAAAACCGAATTCGAGCGCTTGTTGCCCCAGCCGGAGGCGAAAGATCACGCGCAGAGTGACATGGTCACATCTGCGCCCTGA
- the thrS gene encoding threonine--tRNA ligase yields MPVIRLPDGSERVFDHPVTVAQVAASIGPGLAKAALAGTVNGVLVDTSYTMTADSNLAIVTEKDEAGLDTIRHSTAHLLAYAVKELFPTAQVTIGPVIEDGFFYDFSYERPFTPEDLEAIEKKMTELARLDEVVTREEWVRDDAVQFFKDQGEHYKAEIIASIPSNENISLYREGKFIDLCRGPHVPSTGKLKHFKLMKVAGAYWRGNSNNEMLQRIYGTAWTKKEDLAAYLHRLEEAEKRDHRKLGKQLDLFHMQDEAPGLVFWHPKGWALWQQVEQYMRRVYVDGGYQEIRCPQILDRKLWEKSGHWDNYKDNMFTTESEKRDYALKPMNCPGHIEVFKSDLRSYRDLPMRYGEFGACHRNESSGALHGIMRVRGFTQDDGHIFCTEDQVREEVTQFNQVAMQVYADFGFSEINVKLALRPEARLGTDETWDKAEDSLRQALKACGVEWTELPGEGAFYGPKIEYHMKDSIGRSWQCGTIQVDFQLPGRLGAEYVAEDNSRRVPVMLHRAIVGSMERFIGILIENHAGAMPLWLSPVQVVVATITEAHNEYAHNVVQMLKKQGIRVEADLRNEKINRKIREHTMQKTPYIAVIGDAERDANQVAVRLRGNENLGSLPVEEFLQRLLGEISSRA; encoded by the coding sequence ATGCCAGTTATCCGCCTGCCTGACGGATCCGAACGTGTTTTCGATCACCCTGTGACCGTGGCCCAAGTGGCTGCTAGCATTGGCCCTGGCCTGGCCAAGGCCGCATTGGCAGGTACGGTGAATGGCGTGCTGGTGGATACTTCCTACACAATGACTGCGGACAGCAACCTGGCCATCGTCACTGAAAAAGACGAGGCAGGGCTGGACACCATCCGCCATTCCACCGCGCATCTGTTGGCCTATGCCGTCAAGGAGTTGTTTCCCACGGCACAGGTCACCATTGGCCCCGTGATCGAAGACGGCTTTTTCTACGATTTCTCCTACGAACGTCCTTTCACGCCTGAAGACCTGGAAGCCATCGAAAAGAAGATGACCGAGCTTGCACGGCTGGATGAAGTCGTGACCCGCGAAGAATGGGTGCGCGATGACGCCGTTCAGTTTTTCAAAGACCAGGGCGAGCACTACAAGGCGGAAATCATTGCCAGCATTCCAAGCAATGAAAACATTTCCCTGTACCGCGAAGGCAAGTTCATTGACCTGTGCCGCGGCCCCCACGTGCCCAGCACTGGCAAGCTGAAGCACTTCAAATTGATGAAAGTGGCAGGTGCTTACTGGCGAGGCAACTCCAACAATGAAATGCTGCAGCGCATTTACGGCACAGCCTGGACCAAGAAAGAAGACTTGGCCGCCTACCTGCATCGCCTGGAAGAAGCCGAAAAGCGCGACCACCGCAAACTGGGCAAGCAGCTTGACCTGTTCCACATGCAGGATGAAGCTCCTGGCCTGGTATTCTGGCACCCCAAGGGCTGGGCCCTGTGGCAGCAGGTGGAGCAGTATATGCGCCGCGTGTACGTGGACGGCGGTTATCAGGAAATCCGCTGCCCCCAGATTCTGGACCGCAAGCTCTGGGAAAAATCAGGACACTGGGACAACTACAAAGACAACATGTTCACCACCGAGTCGGAAAAGCGCGACTACGCCTTGAAACCGATGAATTGCCCCGGCCACATTGAAGTATTCAAAAGCGATTTGCGCAGCTACCGTGACTTGCCCATGCGCTATGGTGAGTTTGGTGCATGCCACCGCAATGAAAGTTCAGGTGCGTTGCACGGCATCATGCGCGTACGCGGCTTTACACAAGACGATGGCCATATTTTCTGCACTGAAGACCAGGTTCGCGAAGAGGTCACGCAGTTCAACCAGGTGGCCATGCAGGTGTATGCCGATTTCGGTTTCAGCGAAATCAACGTGAAGTTGGCCCTGCGCCCGGAAGCCCGTTTGGGTACTGATGAAACCTGGGACAAGGCTGAAGATTCGCTGCGCCAGGCCTTGAAAGCCTGTGGCGTGGAATGGACTGAACTACCGGGCGAGGGTGCGTTTTACGGACCCAAGATTGAATACCACATGAAAGACAGCATTGGCCGTTCCTGGCAGTGCGGCACCATTCAGGTGGACTTTCAGTTGCCAGGTCGCCTGGGTGCTGAGTACGTGGCAGAAGACAACAGCCGTCGAGTACCCGTGATGTTGCACCGGGCCATCGTGGGTTCCATGGAGCGGTTTATCGGTATTTTGATCGAAAACCACGCCGGCGCCATGCCCTTGTGGCTGTCGCCCGTCCAAGTGGTTGTGGCCACCATCACCGAGGCCCACAATGAATATGCCCACAATGTGGTGCAAATGTTGAAAAAACAAGGCATTAGGGTGGAGGCGGATTTGCGTAATGAAAAGATCAATCGTAAAATCCGTGAACACACCATGCAGAAAACTCCGTATATCGCCGTAATCGGCGATGCAGAGCGTGATGCAAACCAAGTTGCCGTGCGTTTGCGCGGCAATGAAAACCTGGGCTCATTGCCTGTTGAAGAATTCCTCCAGCGCCTGCTGGGTGAAATCAGCAGCAGGGCCTGA
- the infC gene encoding translation initiation factor IF-3 gives MVAEKKNRTNEEIRIPEVRLIGIEGEQLGIVKTSDALRMAEEGGVDLVEIAPQAVPPVAKLMDYGKFRYQEQKKAAEAKSKQKQVQIKEIKFRPGTDDGDYNVKLKNLTRFLEDGDKCKVTLRFRGREMAHQDIGARLLERVRTDLEEMGVVEQMPKMEGRQMVMMIAPRKK, from the coding sequence ATCGTAGCGGAAAAGAAAAATCGCACCAACGAGGAAATCAGAATCCCCGAAGTGCGCCTCATCGGGATTGAGGGTGAGCAGTTAGGCATCGTAAAAACATCTGACGCCTTGCGAATGGCAGAAGAAGGCGGTGTGGATTTGGTGGAAATTGCGCCGCAGGCCGTTCCCCCGGTTGCCAAGCTGATGGATTACGGCAAGTTCCGTTACCAAGAGCAGAAAAAGGCAGCAGAAGCCAAGTCCAAGCAGAAGCAGGTCCAGATCAAGGAAATCAAGTTCCGTCCTGGTACTGACGACGGAGACTACAACGTCAAGCTGAAGAATTTGACCCGTTTTCTTGAAGACGGCGACAAATGCAAGGTCACTTTGCGCTTTCGCGGACGTGAAATGGCTCACCAGGACATTGGTGCCCGCCTTCTGGAACGTGTTCGAACCGACCTTGAAGAAATGGGTGTGGTTGAGCAAATGCCCAAGATGGAAGGCCGCCAAATGGTCATGATGATCGCTCCCCGCAAGAAATAA
- the rpmI gene encoding 50S ribosomal protein L35, giving the protein MPKMKTKKSAAKRFLVRSSGSIKRGHAFKRHILTKKTTKSKRQLRGMETIHKSDIGRVRDMMPYA; this is encoded by the coding sequence ATGCCCAAGATGAAGACCAAAAAGAGCGCCGCAAAGCGTTTCTTGGTCCGTTCAAGCGGATCGATCAAGCGTGGTCACGCCTTTAAGCGCCACATTCTTACCAAGAAAACGACCAAGAGCAAGCGTCAGCTTCGCGGCATGGAAACGATTCACAAGTCTGACATCGGCCGCGTTCGCGACATGATGCCTTACGCATAA
- the rplT gene encoding 50S ribosomal protein L20, whose amino-acid sequence MPRVKRGVTARARHKKVIAQAKGFRGRRNNVFRVAKQAVMRAGQYAYRDRRNKKRVFRALWITRINAAVREHGMTYSVFINGLKKAAIGLDRKVLADLAVTDKAAFAAIVGQVRAAQA is encoded by the coding sequence ATGCCTAGAGTAAAACGTGGTGTAACGGCACGCGCCCGTCACAAAAAAGTTATCGCCCAAGCCAAAGGCTTCCGCGGTCGTCGTAATAATGTATTCCGCGTTGCCAAGCAAGCGGTGATGCGTGCTGGTCAGTACGCATACCGTGACCGCCGCAACAAGAAGCGCGTATTCCGCGCACTGTGGATCACCCGTATCAACGCAGCAGTGCGTGAACACGGCATGACCTACAGTGTGTTCATCAATGGCTTGAAAAAAGCAGCCATTGGTCTGGACCGCAAGGTGCTGGCTGATCTGGCAGTGACCGACAAGGCAGCATTCGCCGCCATCGTGGGTCAAGTGCGCGCAGCACAAGCCTAA
- the pheS gene encoding phenylalanine--tRNA ligase subunit alpha translates to MSSATDPASLENIKAQFLGKQGKVTELLKGMAALSPEEKKTRGAEINQLKQQVEAVLNAKRQALADAAMQAKLQAQAIDVTKPGRMRGTGGLHPAMRTLERIEEIFTTIGFDLADGPEIETDFHNFTALNTPENHPARSMHDTFYVEGTGGNLLRTHTSPMQVRYMQTNKPPIRIIAPGRVYRVDSDATHSPMFHQVEGLWIDEGVSFADLKAVFMDFLKTFFETDDITIRFRPSFFPFTEPSAEIDMAFTSGPNKGKWLEIAGCGQVHPNVLRHVGIDPETYTGFAFGVGPDRLTMLRYGINDLRLFYENDIRFLQQFN, encoded by the coding sequence ATGTCATCTGCAACCGACCCGGCCAGTCTGGAAAACATCAAGGCCCAGTTTTTGGGCAAACAAGGCAAGGTCACGGAGCTGCTCAAAGGCATGGCAGCATTGTCGCCCGAAGAGAAGAAAACCCGTGGCGCTGAAATCAACCAGCTCAAGCAACAGGTTGAGGCTGTTTTGAACGCGAAGCGCCAGGCGCTGGCGGACGCAGCCATGCAAGCCAAGTTGCAGGCGCAGGCCATTGATGTGACCAAGCCCGGCCGCATGCGCGGCACCGGCGGCTTGCACCCGGCCATGCGCACGTTGGAACGCATTGAGGAAATTTTCACGACCATCGGGTTCGACTTGGCCGATGGCCCCGAAATTGAAACCGATTTTCACAACTTCACTGCATTGAACACGCCGGAAAATCACCCTGCGCGTTCCATGCATGACACCTTCTATGTTGAAGGCACGGGTGGCAACCTTTTGCGCACGCACACCTCGCCCATGCAGGTGCGTTACATGCAAACCAACAAGCCGCCAATTCGCATTATTGCGCCGGGCCGCGTGTATCGCGTTGACAGCGATGCAACCCATTCGCCCATGTTCCACCAGGTGGAAGGCTTGTGGATTGATGAAGGTGTTAGCTTCGCTGATCTGAAAGCGGTGTTCATGGATTTCCTGAAAACCTTTTTCGAAACCGATGACATCACCATTCGGTTTCGCCCCTCGTTTTTCCCATTCACTGAACCGTCTGCCGAAATCGACATGGCCTTCACCAGTGGCCCCAACAAGGGCAAGTGGCTGGAAATTGCAGGTTGTGGCCAAGTGCACCCCAATGTACTTCGCCATGTGGGCATTGACCCTGAAACCTACACCGGCTTTGCCTTTGGCGTGGGCCCAGATCGCTTGACCATGTTGCGTTATGGCATCAACGACCTGCGCCTGTTCTACGAAAACGACATTCGTTTTCTGCAGCAATTCAACTAA